From Saccharibacillus brassicae:
CGAATTGAAGCGCAGAGGGCTCAAGCGGCCGGTGCTGGTCGTGGACGGCACGACGCAGCGGGTAGCGGGTTCGCGGTTGGAACAATCGCTCCGCGAAGAAGGGATCGAGCCGGACGTATGCGTGATTCTGCCGGACGATCAGGGCGACGTCCTCGCGGACGAGCGCTCGATCGTGCAGCTGCTGCTGCAGGTGCCGCCCGGCGCGGCGGACGTGCTGATCGCCGTCGGCTCGGGCACGCTGCACGACGTGACGCGCTTTGCGGCGCATCGGACGCAGCTGCCGTTCGTATCGGTGCCGACCGCCCCTTCGGTGGACGGATTCACGTCGGCGGGCGCGCCGATCATCATTCGCGGCGTCAAGCAGACGGTGCAGGCCTGCGCGCCGATCGCGATCTACGCCGATCTGGATATTTTGCGCGAAGCGCCGCAGCAGATGATCGCCGCCGGATTCGGCGACATGCTCGGCAAATATACGTCGCTGTACGATTGGAAAGTGTCTCATCTGCTGTCCGGAGAATCGTTCGACGAGCGTGTGTACGAGATGACGAAGCATGCGCTCGACGTCACGGTCCAACATTCGACGGCGATCGGCAGACGCACCGAAGAAGGCATCCTCGCGCTGATCAGCGCGCTGATCGAATCGGGCCTGGCGATGCTGCTGCTCGGCCAATCGTACCCCGCTTCCGGCGGAGAACATCATCTGTCCCATTACTGGGAGATGGAATATTTGCGCCGGGGCAACCGCCAGCTGCTGCATGGCGCCAAAGTCGGCGCCGCCTGCGCCGAAATCGCGCGCCTGTACCACGGCGCCGTCGAGCACGGCCGCTATCCGGCAGGCCGGCCGGAAGCGATCGACCGCCACGGCGAGACGCTGCGCGGCTGGCTCGAAGACGTGCCGTCCGAGGGCGAGATCCGCGGCCTGCTGGTCGCCGTCGGCGGCCCCGCCAGCCGAGTCGAGCTTGGCATCGACGACGAGCTGTTCATGCGCAGCATGCGCCAGGCGCACACCGTGCGCCTGAACCGGCATACGCTGCTGCGCGCGTTGAACGAAGCGGAGTAGGCGGGCGAGGGCGGGCCGCCCTCCGCACAGCTTTTTCCGCCCCGGACCGCGTTCAAAAGCGCCCTCCGCGCAAATAATTGCGAGAAAGCAGTTATTTGCGCCCTGATCTACCAAATCCGCCGAATAACTGCGAGAGAGCAGTTATTCAGCGGATTTTTGCTTGTTTGGACAGAGAGAGTCGAAATTAACTGTCCTCAGGACGTTATTTTTTCGGCAAACGTACGCACAACCCAAATAACTGTCGTGAGGACGTTATTTTCAAAAACATGATTAAGGAAGCGTGCATTAGGTCTTGCAGACAAGCAAAAATGCAAGTGAGCAAGTGAGCAAGTGAGCAAGTGAGCAAGTGAGCAAGTGAGCAAGAGGGCGCAGCAGACAGCACACAGCATGCAGCAGGCAGCAGACAGCAGGCAGCAGACAGCAGACAGCAAGTAAGTAAGTAAGTAAGAAGGAAGGAAGAAGGAAGGCTATTCATGCGGCGCCGCCCCCAGCCAACCGGATTCCGCGTAGCCAACCGCCCTCCGCATAGCTTTTTCCGCCCCGGACCGCGATCAAAAGTGCCCTTCACGCAAATAATTGCGAGAAAGCAGTTATTTGCGCCCTGATCTACCGAATCCGCCGAATAACTGCGAGAGAGCAGTTATTCGGCGGATTTTTGCTTGTTTGGGCAGAGAGAGTCGAAATTAACTGTCCTCAGGACGTTATTTTTTCGGCAAACATACGAACAATTAAAATAACTGTCGTGAGGACGTTATTTTCAAAAACATCATAAAGAAAGCGTGCATCAGATCTTGCAGACAAGCAAAAATGCAAGTGAGTAAGTGAGTAAGTGAGTAAGTGAGTAAGTGAGCAAGAGGGCGCAGCAGGTAACAGGTAACAAGGTAGCAGGCAACAAGTGAGTAGGAAAGAAGGAAGGAAGGAGCAAGCAGGAGGACGAAGCCTCGCGGCGAATACTATAGTCAAGATTTGAAACGTTTTCGAAAAGGAGAGAATCGGAATGACCGCAACAGGGAAGGGCGAGTCACGGCAGGGGCAGGGGCAGGAAAAAGGGAAGCAGGAAGACGGGAGTCAGGAAAAAGGGAAGCAGGAAGACGGGAGTCAGGAAGAAAGGAATCACGAAGAAGAGAATCGCGGGGAAGATCGTCCGGAATTTTGTCCGGAAGCCCGGAACATTCTTTTTCAGGGCGATTCGATTACGGACGGTAATCGGGGGCGGGACTCGGACCCGAACCATATTCTCGGGCACGGTTATGCGTTCTGGATTGCGGCGGAGCGCGGCTTCGCGCTGGCGAAGCAGCAGCCGGCGTTCGTCAACCGCGGCATCAGCGGCAATCGGGTGAGCGATCTCGAAGCGCGTTGGACGGAAGACGCGATCGATCTGCGGCCCGACACGATCAGCATTTTGATCGGGGTCAACGATATTTTGACGTCGATCGCGGAGCCGGGCGGCTTCGATCCGGCGAGCTACGAAGCGGACTACCGCCGGCTGCTGGCGCGGACCCGCCGGGAACTTCCGGCTGCGCGGCTCGTGCTGTGCGAGCCGTTCATCCTGCCGGGCGGGCATACGGATTACGATTGGGCCGCCTGGAACGCGGCGGCGAGAGCCTGCGGCGCCGCCGTCCGGCGGCTGGCGGACGAATTCGGCGCGGTGTTCGTGCCGCTGCAGGATGCGTTCGACGCCGCATGCGAACTTGCGCCGGCTGCGTACTGGATCTGGGACGGTGTCCATCCGACGACGGCCGGGCACGGCCTGCTGGCGCGGCGCTGGCTGGATACCGTGCAGGCCAGCGCGGCGGCGATCGTCTGAGCGGAGAGCCGGAACGCCCGCATCTTATCAAGCCGCCGGCTCTTTGGGGAGAGCCGGCTTTTCGGCGTTCGGATAGAACAGCAGGCCGATCAGGAGCACGATTGCGAACAGCAGGAACACCGCGTCGTATCCGACGGCTTCGATCCAAATGCCGGCCAGCCCGGAGCCGGCGAATTGGCCGACGCCCAGGGCGAGAAACGAAAGGCTGATCTGCGCCGAAGGCGAAGCATCGGGAATGCCGGTGCCCCATAGGATGAACAGCGAGGTCAGCAGGACGTAGGCGGCCCCGAACAGAAGGGCCGAGAACAGGCTGACCTCGGGCACGGACAAGGCAATCAGTGCGACGGAGACCGAGAGAAGCGCGACGCCGAGGCGGTAAGCGCGCCGAAGGCCCCGGGCGGCAGCGATTTTACCGGCTGAACCGCCCGCGATACCCGCCGCTCCCACCGCGATCCAATACCAGGATGCCGCCTGCGCGGACAGATGCTGCTCCGCCTGCAAATGGCTGATCAGATACGTCCAGTACGCGGCGCAGCCGAGCCCGGCGATCAGCGAAGCGGGAAGCAGACGGCCCGATTTGCGCGCTTCGCTCCAGAGGCTGCCGCCGCGCGGACGCTCGTTCGGAACGCCGCGCAGCCGGAAGATCAGCCAGGCGACAGTCAGGACTCCGACCAGCGCGAACAGTGCGTAAGCGCCGCGCCAGGAAGCGGCGAAGATCATGGCCGCAAGTCCCGACAGGACGATGCCGATCCCGCTGCCGCTGTTGATGCGGGCGTTGGCTCCGTTTTGCCGCTGCGGCTCGAGCGAACGGGCAACGAGCTGCCCGAGCACCGGCGACACCCAGCCGGTGCTGAGTCCGGCCGCGAACAGGCCGATCGACAGCATGCGCGCGTCGGAAGCCGCGGCGATCAGGGTCAGTCCGGCGATCGCGCACGCTCCGGTGACGAGGATCGTACCTCGCTGCCCGATCACCCGCAGCGTGAATGCGGACACGGTCAAAGCCAGCACGTAAGCGAGATAACTGAGCGATTGCATGCGGCCTGCGGCGGCGGCATCCAGTTCGAATTCGCGCGAAATGTCGGGGAGGAACAAGGCAAAAGCAAAGCGGGCAAACGCATAGCACACCGCGACCATCGCCATGCCGGGACCGATTATCGATTTCATTGAATAGCGCTCCTTTTTGAATAAAATTTAGATAGAACGATCATTATATCTATAGTGGAAATAAAAACGGGAATCCGGTTCCCGTTTTTATTTTTGTTTTTGTTTTTATTTTTGTTTTTGTTTCGGAATTACGCCCGGCTCGCGGCCGGCTCCGATCCTGACCCGTCCGCGAACAGCCGGCGGGTCAGGTCAAGCAGCTGTTCGCCCGCCGCGTCCGGACCTTCGCTTTCCGCCAAAGCGGTAGCCCCTTCCAGCAGCAGGCACAGCTGGATCGCTTCGCTCCCGGAACGCCGGGGATCGGCGGCGCGGACGAATTCCTTCAGGCGCCGCTTATGGCCTTCGGCCAGCCGGACGATCGGATGGGCGTCGTCCGCGCCGTATTCTTC
This genomic window contains:
- a CDS encoding sn-glycerol-1-phosphate dehydrogenase, whose translation is MSTVTTDWRPILQELAPVIGGTSGVLDTIVLEAGALDLVAGELKRRGLKRPVLVVDGTTQRVAGSRLEQSLREEGIEPDVCVILPDDQGDVLADERSIVQLLLQVPPGAADVLIAVGSGTLHDVTRFAAHRTQLPFVSVPTAPSVDGFTSAGAPIIIRGVKQTVQACAPIAIYADLDILREAPQQMIAAGFGDMLGKYTSLYDWKVSHLLSGESFDERVYEMTKHALDVTVQHSTAIGRRTEEGILALISALIESGLAMLLLGQSYPASGGEHHLSHYWEMEYLRRGNRQLLHGAKVGAACAEIARLYHGAVEHGRYPAGRPEAIDRHGETLRGWLEDVPSEGEIRGLLVAVGGPASRVELGIDDELFMRSMRQAHTVRLNRHTLLRALNEAE
- a CDS encoding SGNH/GDSL hydrolase family protein produces the protein MTATGKGESRQGQGQEKGKQEDGSQEKGKQEDGSQEERNHEEENRGEDRPEFCPEARNILFQGDSITDGNRGRDSDPNHILGHGYAFWIAAERGFALAKQQPAFVNRGISGNRVSDLEARWTEDAIDLRPDTISILIGVNDILTSIAEPGGFDPASYEADYRRLLARTRRELPAARLVLCEPFILPGGHTDYDWAAWNAAARACGAAVRRLADEFGAVFVPLQDAFDAACELAPAAYWIWDGVHPTTAGHGLLARRWLDTVQASAAAIV
- a CDS encoding MFS transporter codes for the protein MKSIIGPGMAMVAVCYAFARFAFALFLPDISREFELDAAAAGRMQSLSYLAYVLALTVSAFTLRVIGQRGTILVTGACAIAGLTLIAAASDARMLSIGLFAAGLSTGWVSPVLGQLVARSLEPQRQNGANARINSGSGIGIVLSGLAAMIFAASWRGAYALFALVGVLTVAWLIFRLRGVPNERPRGGSLWSEARKSGRLLPASLIAGLGCAAYWTYLISHLQAEQHLSAQAASWYWIAVGAAGIAGGSAGKIAAARGLRRAYRLGVALLSVSVALIALSVPEVSLFSALLFGAAYVLLTSLFILWGTGIPDASPSAQISLSFLALGVGQFAGSGLAGIWIEAVGYDAVFLLFAIVLLIGLLFYPNAEKPALPKEPAA